Proteins encoded together in one Pseudoalteromonas xiamenensis window:
- a CDS encoding pre-peptidase C-terminal domain-containing protein — translation MKHLTPLLSLLASSVALATYASETNVQPLTEAHMLKYTQQAQKLSIGKKEVVHRKLNQGHQQLNSAMTSPITQTISHPGASYIKLHFTDLDLTQGGKLVVASADGSERYEYTVDNASTASFDLRLGDTENKQFSTMSVSSDTAVVTFYPGVDQESHFGEIDFYYHGNEGTVGEDTLINEEMSTFSTCGSMERKDVQCWAQNHPVEFDRSRPVARLLIAGSSLCTAWRVGPDNRMFTNNHCIESAQELTATEVWFNYQNIQCNGSTKETVVKVTGKDLLKTDYTLDYTLFTVNDFVKTAPFGYFGLDVRDPAQNERIYIPQHGSGNPKELSIESDKDSNGLCSVNEPTANGRGTGTDIGYYCDTIGGSSGSPVLSGDTNKVLALHHLGGCTNKGAKIKQIWPQVASHFNNQIPEGDNSTGTPPPVARFTYNCSALTCQFDGSGSTGNVQSHQWQFGDGETALGAIQSHSYTTDAVYDVTLTVVDDKGKTSVNMQTVTVGQVLDEARLDKGVPKTGLEGSRGSELRYYFDVPAGVSVSVKTTGGAGDADLYVQFGAEPTTSVYDCRPFKSGNTESCSLTNGAGRYFVMVRGYTTFSGLELVADYQ, via the coding sequence ATGAAACATTTAACACCGTTATTGAGTCTTCTAGCGAGCTCGGTTGCCTTGGCAACATACGCATCCGAAACAAACGTTCAACCTTTGACCGAAGCACATATGCTGAAATACACACAGCAAGCGCAAAAGTTGTCTATCGGCAAAAAAGAAGTCGTCCATCGCAAACTCAACCAAGGTCATCAGCAACTGAATAGCGCAATGACTTCGCCTATTACTCAGACGATTTCGCATCCTGGTGCCAGCTACATTAAATTGCACTTTACCGATTTAGATTTGACGCAAGGTGGCAAACTTGTTGTTGCTTCTGCTGATGGCTCAGAGCGTTACGAATATACGGTCGACAATGCAAGCACCGCGTCATTCGATTTACGCCTTGGTGATACTGAAAACAAACAATTCTCGACGATGTCGGTATCAAGTGACACCGCTGTCGTTACCTTTTATCCTGGCGTTGACCAAGAGTCCCACTTTGGCGAAATCGACTTTTACTACCACGGCAATGAAGGTACTGTCGGCGAGGACACACTTATCAACGAAGAGATGAGCACCTTTTCAACATGCGGCTCAATGGAACGCAAAGATGTGCAATGTTGGGCACAAAACCATCCGGTTGAATTTGACCGCTCGCGCCCTGTGGCTCGACTATTAATCGCTGGCAGCAGCTTGTGTACAGCATGGCGAGTTGGTCCAGACAACCGCATGTTCACCAACAACCACTGTATCGAAAGCGCGCAAGAGTTGACGGCAACAGAAGTGTGGTTCAACTATCAGAACATCCAGTGTAATGGCTCAACGAAAGAGACCGTGGTGAAAGTAACGGGTAAAGATTTACTCAAAACCGACTACACACTCGACTACACACTCTTTACCGTTAATGACTTTGTGAAAACCGCACCATTTGGTTACTTCGGGTTAGATGTGCGTGACCCAGCTCAAAATGAACGCATCTATATTCCTCAGCACGGTTCTGGTAACCCGAAAGAACTGTCCATTGAGTCGGATAAAGATTCCAATGGTCTTTGCTCGGTCAATGAACCAACCGCAAACGGCCGTGGCACAGGCACGGACATCGGTTATTACTGCGACACCATCGGCGGTTCTTCTGGTAGTCCTGTACTTTCGGGCGACACCAATAAAGTGCTTGCGTTGCACCATTTAGGAGGCTGTACCAACAAAGGCGCTAAAATAAAGCAAATTTGGCCACAAGTGGCGAGCCACTTTAACAACCAAATTCCTGAAGGGGATAACTCAACAGGCACGCCACCACCGGTCGCACGCTTTACCTACAATTGTTCCGCGTTAACTTGTCAATTTGACGGTAGTGGCTCAACAGGCAATGTTCAATCACATCAATGGCAATTTGGTGATGGTGAGACTGCCCTGGGTGCTATTCAAAGCCACAGCTATACAACTGATGCCGTCTACGATGTAACTCTGACGGTCGTTGATGATAAGGGCAAGACGTCCGTCAACATGCAGACCGTAACCGTAGGTCAGGTGTTGGACGAAGCACGACTGGATAAAGGTGTGCCAAAAACGGGGCTGGAAGGTTCTCGTGGTAGCGAATTACGTTATTACTTCGATGTTCCGGCGGGCGTAAGCGTTTCAGTGAAAACGACGGGTGGCGCAGGTGATGCTGACTTATACGTGCAATTTGGTGCAGAACCGACCACCTCTGTCTATGACTGCCGTCCGTTTAAATCAGGAAACACAGAATCGTGCTCGCTGACTAACGGTGCTGGCCGCTACTTCGTCATGGTTCGTGGATACACCACGTTTTCAGGTCTTGAGTTGGTCGCAGATTATCAATAA
- a CDS encoding D-hexose-6-phosphate mutarotase, which produces MQLPTTVTQHEMASGLSYLKVNSARCDATIFLQGAQLTEFTPKGQAPLIWVSSDEDYQMGKPVRGGIPICWPWFGVHEKADWPIHGVARKLLWSLKHVEEINGDIHIRLALPMDTVDTTFWSHKSSLVVTFVLGHSLRVDLTNTNLGDTPFTLTQALHTYFPTSDIQKTTVEGLQGAQYIEFGEGPFAQNDEVGFARETDMVYTQAPAIQKIHTPQGTMRVAREHSASCVLWNPWIEKAKRLSNFRDDEYLTMLCLEAANVMEDAVTLQPNESHTLSTILSWQ; this is translated from the coding sequence ATGCAGTTACCAACAACGGTTACACAACATGAAATGGCATCCGGCCTATCTTATTTGAAAGTAAACAGCGCGCGCTGTGACGCCACTATCTTTTTGCAAGGTGCGCAACTGACCGAATTTACCCCAAAAGGACAAGCGCCGCTAATTTGGGTATCCAGTGATGAAGATTATCAAATGGGCAAACCCGTGCGTGGCGGCATTCCAATTTGCTGGCCTTGGTTTGGTGTCCATGAAAAGGCCGATTGGCCAATTCACGGTGTTGCACGTAAGTTACTCTGGTCGCTTAAACACGTGGAAGAAATTAACGGCGATATTCATATCCGCTTAGCGTTACCAATGGACACGGTAGACACAACGTTTTGGTCTCATAAATCGTCATTAGTTGTAACCTTTGTACTGGGTCATTCATTGCGCGTTGATCTCACAAACACGAACTTAGGTGACACACCGTTTACGCTCACACAAGCACTACACACGTACTTCCCAACGTCAGACATTCAAAAAACCACGGTAGAAGGTTTGCAAGGTGCGCAATACATTGAATTTGGCGAAGGCCCTTTTGCGCAAAATGACGAGGTGGGTTTTGCACGTGAAACGGACATGGTCTACACCCAAGCGCCGGCCATTCAGAAAATACATACCCCTCAGGGTACGATGAGGGTTGCACGTGAACATTCAGCGTCCTGTGTACTTTGGAATCCATGGATAGAAAAGGCCAAGCGCTTAAGCAATTTCCGTGATGACGAATACCTGACGATGTTATGTCTCGAGGCGGCTAATGTGATGGAAGACGCTGTGACACTTCAACCGAATGAAAGCCACACATTATCAACGATCTTGTCTTGGCAATAA